Genomic DNA from Porites lutea chromosome 4, jaPorLute2.1, whole genome shotgun sequence:
TATGCAACGGATTAGCCAATCATTAACAGGTAATCATGCCCTCTCTTGATTACTAAAAATGCCctcgattaagaaaaaaatgccctctctctcaaccaatcagcgctctttgccctttattgataaaCTATATTATACTTGGTTTGTATAATATTAACCATTGATACTGAAAATATAAGTAAtagttaaaaaatgaataagaaattaaaaacaaattttgcaacaaagcaCCAAAGAATAACAGATTAGacaaaaatgcttaaaacatgaaattaaagCAGGTTTTATCATATGCAATGATCCTATAGTTAAAAAGATTATAATAATATGTACATTTGTATTTTCAATGcttgaaacaaaattttacattctgtatttttttatttcagtctaGTCATTCTTTATTTCATACAAAATGATGGTACAGCATATTTTATTGATCCAGTGTTCTGTGAAGggactgattttttttgtccacCTTTTCATATGAACGAATTTGGGCCAGGGAATATTCTCCTTggaagttttttatttattccttaGAAGCAATTTAACAGAATTTGGTCACaatttgttgtcgttgttgcgTAATACGTCTTCGGAATTAAAACTAACGTGGTGCCAAGCCATGTTTTTTAAACAATGCATGTGACTttctgaaaacataaaaaatgctttaaaaacgATTATAAATTTTAACTATGTCATCCTTGAGAAGTACAGTTTGAAGATTTGAACTCTATACCAattaaaaacttgaatttttcagtCGATCCAAGGCAGTGGTCTTACCCACCATATTGGATGACGTTACACCTTTCAAGCCAGTGCCATATCTTCGCCGATTTCCTAAACGCCTCACTTTCAAACAGGAGGCCCATCCCTTTTCAATGAGAATTCAGAGATTTTGCACCTATTGTCATCTTGAAATAAAGACCGTTTTCGCATGTCGTCACGTCAGGATCAGTGTCCGTTTACTATAGGACAGCCATGCATGGCTGGTGTCCCTAACTAATCAGTTGCAGGATTTGCAActcctttttattttttgatatgTCGTATTGAATTGACAGCACTTTCccttgttccaataaatttgaaTAGCTGTTCACGCCAATGAAACGCTCTATATTTACATCTTGTataattcacaaaaaaatcaagagGGTTGTTTGATCTACTGCAATCTTTTGtaccagggggggggggggggtataaaTTCCCTTGTTCGTATGAATtattcctccccccccccccccaccccaaaaaACTAGTATAAGGATAAACCGTATTTATTTTCTCAATCAAAAGCCCCTGGCAGTAGTTTGAATTTGGGGTcgttgaaaatttcttttttaccaGTACCTTAGTTTTCTCGAGAGCTGTGTAGCTCCCCTCTAGGCCTTGTGTTAATCCGGAGCCCGGTGTTTCATCGAGAAAAAACGGTTTAACGTGACTGATACATTAAAAGATCATAAGAGCAGGAAAGACCATGGCAGCATTAGGTGACGTGGAACCTTAATTACTTCCACAAGAATAAACTATTTACTAGGCGTTACTTCTTCAGGAAAAAATTCTGCATTCAGAGGCTATTCACTCTTcacctctttttttttatctttgtacTAACTGTGAATGAATAATTTTGAGGGCTTgagaaatagcaaaaaaaatacttgcacTAGCACTGAATACAGAATTTAACCAAGCTCAGTGTTGACCTGTtaaattgttttggtttttgttttcctttgttttacgcGTTGTTCTGTTTTCTTGCTCTATCTTCTGCATGGTGTCAGTACTGGTCCATAGATGCGTCTTAGAATGAACTTAAAAGTCTTTCGGAATTCTGGTATTCGCACTCCGTACACAATGGGATTAATTGACGAATTGGAGTaatgaagaaatttgaaaaggaTGAATGCGGACCAGGTGTAAGCTGACGGACACTTACTCTGTGGGCAGTACGTTACGACAATGCTGGAAATGAAAAACGGTGTCCAAGCAACTAAGAAGAAACCAATAACAAAGGCTATTGTCGTTGCAGTGCGAATTTCACGTTTCAATGAGCGCTTACTTGGGTTGTTGTTCATCCGGGTCATGGCTATTTTCCAGATAGCTGCATACGAGACCACGATGATGGTCAGCGGCAGGAGGAAGAACACCACAAAGATCAACAGTACAAGGTCTTCTTGTTTGACGCTGGGGACCATGAGTTTAATACACGATGCAAAGGCGGATATCAACCAAACCATAAACAAAGCAATGTAATAAAAATACTTCGGCAGGTTACGGTGCTTCACAGCCCAACCGACGCAAAAATAGCGCTCCATGGAAATAGCCATGAGGTGAAGGATGGACGAAATCCCTGCAAAGCTGTCCAAGGCAAGGTAAAGTTTGTTTATGTTCTTGAAATGTTGATCAAACTTCCTTTTTTCGGCGTAGTGGTTTAGAATGTACATCCACAGAGGAACCGATACCGCACCCACCAGAATATCCGCGGCGGCTAATCCAAGGACAAAATAATTTGTCACCGTGCGGAGTTTGTCGTTAATAAAAAACGCTGTCACCACCATCAGGTTACCGAACACAGCTACCAGAGCGATGATTGCGTAAAAGAAGCAGGCCACAATGACTGACTCCCTGGAAAGGGTAAAAAATCCGCCTCCCTCAGCACCAGGCCCTGTGGGCTGCGTAGTGTTAACTGCCGATGTGTTGGACATTGTATCTGTTAGAGAGAATATTGGGATAAATATATAGCTTACATAAACCTTTTGATGATTCGCTGAAATCCCAGACTAACAAATATGTTTTCAGGAAACGAAAAATGTCATTACTTTAAGTTAACCTGTTTCGTTCTTTTGAATTAAGGTTCGCAAAAAATAAACTATATAAACCACACTATCCTGTGTAAAACTTAACTCATACACTGCTCATATAACCCCGAAGGGTTAACCAGTTGCAacgcagttttttttttagtaatacCGGTATTTCTTGCAACGTAGGTTAACGGTACAGATGGTGACGAGatttcttttttgattgatttgtTTATATCTAATAATAATTGTCCTTAGTACATGTAGATATGCCATTTTCTGGATGAGGCCGAagaaaataatgtaattttatAATCAAgaaatttgtattttatttctacCCCTCGTCTACCAAACAAATGGCTGTTATTATAGAAGTAAACAAATTAATAAAGTATGGCATAAATCAGTGCAGTTAATTTATGATGATTGTTATTTGCTAAGAGATCATACCTGATCAAAGCTGATAGCGTGTTCTTTGTAACTGACATGCATGTTAGTCTAATTGGAATTCCTTAGAAGCGAAAGAGAACAAGGGGAAACGAGCCTAGGAGAACAGGGGTCTGTAAGGGTGCGGAAGGCGGGAGAAGAAAGAGCTGGAGCTGGAAGTTCTAAAAGGGAGGGAAATTGGAGAAATGGGGGGAAATTGGGCAACAGCGCTTAATATTTCCAAATCGAAAAAGTGGTAAAGGGAccagaaacaaagaaaagatgCAGAAGCTGGGAGTGCAAGGTATTGGAGCCCCGATCTTGAGTTGGGCCTCCCTGTCCCTGCAAGTCCCCCTACTACCTTAGAAGAGGACACTATCAACACTGATTCCACGCTGTAAGACTGGTAAGTGCCAGGAGCCCAgaacccggagcgagcaactcccttGTGCCCATGCAACGAAGCTTTAAAAGACCGGTCTATTTTTGGGTCAATTTTCCCGCGAATTTGGGAAGTTCAAGTAAGTCCTACAAGTCATTGTAGTCATCAAAACATGAACCGGAGACTAGAAAAATAGTATTTCTAATGTATTGATAGtatttacttcttctttttgtaattatcgtCCCTTGGACTAGAACACTTCCATTTTCGCTGGAAAAAAAGTTCTCAAAAACGATGCTAAAAACAACTTGAtctgtgaaaacgccgttgcataTATGCTAAGTATGGGAAATgcacgctccgggttatgggcttcTGTAAGTGCTTTTTAGAATCTCGTTTAAACTAGGATTGTATTACCCTGGGTTACAGAGACTTTTCTActgcggtttccggtttctgtccagtctttatagtgacccgcgGGAAAAgctttttctcgcggcttcggcctacggccgaAGATGCGTCGGctttcggccaacaccgaaaattcccacCGCACgcgaaaaaaacctctggtacccagggtaggaTTGCATTGGCACGAAAAGTATTCCAAGGTAGCCAAGTTGTTTTAGATACGGCTCCATACTATTCGGCTTGCACAGCTGAAATCCTATTGCGTTTAAGTGGATCTTCCAAAATTGAATTTGACTCGAATTGTTCCACAGCCAATGAAATCATTGTCAATAAAACAAAGCCAAGTAATTATTTTTTGCACCTAATAACTTTGCTAATATGACAAGCCGAAAGAATGGCAACTGAAATAAAGTAAAAGCGCATTGAAGCTAAACGACGCCATTTAAAGACTCTGCGAAAAAATAATTGCTCAACTGATAATGGACATTTAGGGTTGCCGATTATGTTCAGTATATTCCCCTGATTCTGACGGCCAAAAAACAGTGTGGATAtacattttttgaaaagaaTCTTTTACTAATTGAATTTCAATGctattaataatatttaagtCAAAATATTTGGTTCAGGTATTCAAGCGGCTTTCGTTAAAAACTATACTTTAAGTACTTTTAAATTAAGTCAACTAAAATATCTTCCATTGATCGAGGGAGTCTCTAACTCCTGGTGAAAGTTGAGAACTATTGCGGAGTGAAGCATTTGGACTACCAACATTGTACAAGCCAGTCCGTGCTTGTACAAACAGTAACAAGGCCACTTCAGCAAACAACAAAATGCAGATCAACTTAGTAATCTTTTGTTTAGCAGTGATTGTTGAATTTGAAGTCATTGCTAAAGTTAACCTCTATAAAACAGACTGACTTACAGGACAGAAGTGAAGGATGACGATCAGCCGTCTATACTGGATACAAGTTGATTTGCGCGCTTGACGGGATCTGTAAGTGGTTTTCATACAGAGTCAGAAGACCGCATAACAACAAGTAAGACACTTCTTTTGTTATTGGAAATCTGGTCGGATGACATGAAAAGATATTCAGCTGTGTTATTAACAACGAGTTAGTTAATAATCCCTTGTCTTTCTTTCAAATACTTAAGGCGCTTTAGCGACATTAGCATACGGGGGTTCAAAACAATATCCTAAGGGAGCACGTTTTGAACAAGCGCGCATACTGTATTAAAAATGGCCATAACGCGTTCCGCGTACTTTTAACTTAACCACATTCACATAATAGTGAATACAATGAAACGGTGTCCATTGTTTATTAAGCCAGCAAGTTTGTCACTGATTTATCGCGATCGCGAATATGCATCATCATTGGATAAAATACAAATTATCACATAAACATCAATCttttaatcaaaattttaagaaatagATGGTTGTCAGaacaatgtacatgtaaaaataaaaaaataaaaacaaaaaagggagcACACTGTGTAAATATGAAGCCCTAAAATCAGACCCTGTAAAACACTGAGCTTTCTTTAGCACTtacaaagacaaaataaatggattaACCATCATATCCCAATAATGTATTTTGTAGTGTCATGTCTGATTGATATCAATGCACTATAATATATTTAACGAAGGTGCCCCTTTTTTTCTACCGATCTTAACTGCGTATTATTTGCTTAACTTCGAATATTAACTGCACCATCTCACGAACTTTTAATGAAGATTACTCTGGCAACACGTTTAATATCAACGACTTCTGCAGTGATATATGATGGTAGAAAAGATTTTACTACTCGAATGCAACCTCCACAGAAAACGTCACAAAACTTTTGATTGAGAACGACAACTCTTGCCACTTTTTCTTTctaattctttttcttcttcttctttctttctctctctcttttttttcctttctttatcTAATAATATATCTTTTTTTCTCCGCTCTCTTTTTTGTTCCACACGCATTTCATAATAGGTTTTTTCCTTGATTCAGTAACTATCTAAATTCTATATAAACGATAGATAACAGTATAATCTTTCGTTAGAAAAAGGCTCCTGAACTTCGTTATGAAATGAAATCGGAACAGCAAACAATAATTTGCTGATTTTATCCTTTGACGCTTGCATCGTAAATTCTGagcaaaaattaaactttggTTTATCGGCTTCACAAACGAGTcgagaaaacaataaaacctAATAAACAAGAAGCAAGATTATGCCTTGGTTGTAATTATCCATATTTACTGTTTCGCTAACACCTATGACAGGCCAACCAGAGAGTGGTTTGATGATCACATATAATGGAGGAATGATTTTAACCTAAAGATAAGGTCATGAGATTATAGCTgacaggtgaaaaaaaaaaaaaaaaaatcaaaatcaaaaacagcCAACTTAGCCAGCGTAACTCGGGATATTCAGACTAACTTGTTATCTTCGAGAGAAGTGCACCGTGTCAATTCATCAGAGAGATAACTTTTATCATTTTGAACGCGAATAAGCTCGGTAAAGTTTATTTGCATACAGACACGTACGATAACTGTCAATCGACGAATCGCTCCTATTCTGTCAGTCGATTAAAATCAGTGCTGAATAGATATCTACATGCTAAATAAAAGTATTccaatttctttgctgttttttttttttgttttgttttcttgttctgttttgttttcacaattttattcttgttcGTAGCTGTTTTTCCGGATTTTTCATGTGGTCAGTTTAGTTGATGGCGTGACgtgaaaattaaagaagaaaaagaagaaatgttcAAATGATTTCCTCAATCTTTATTTGCCCACTGGTATCCGTTGTGTTTCTTTGTCATTACGATAATGTGAGAAACATAAAGTACTGAATTACTTTATCAAAGAGACATTACGAGGAACGGAAGGAATCAAATGGACGTCCCTATttcttttcagtgtttttttttttttggtatagCATCTCTTTCCTATTAACGTTGAGGCACAAAACAGTCGAAAGTGATCAGTGGGAGAAAATGACGCCGTCTCAACCGTGCCTAAAAAGAGCTCTCGTTTGGTTTCAGTgattttaatcattatttttttcttttttattttgaggcCTGCAGATTGAAACGCAACTTTTCCTTTAGCTTCGGCTTGTAACAGTGCAGCTTCGATAATAGTTTCCATGACACGGGACTAGTTGCCGTTTCATCATTCCTCATGAACGATAGGCTCCGTTAGATTTGCGGTCAACTGAAACCACTTGATCTCATCAGGGAAAATACAGTTTAAACTAAACGAGTATGAACAAATTGAAAAACTATGAATTACACCTTGTAAGATCTCAGTTTAATCTCGAATAGCACGGAAGTTCCCTGAGTATTCATGgtaatttcaaatattttgtcttttgaGAGATTTGATCAATGAATGTTCTAGGTCACTATCTAGTGAGTGTTCAGCTCTTTCAGACATTTTGGTCTCTTGCTTTTTCGCGGCATGTAGTTCTTACATTTCAGCTCACCACTATGTTGAGAGTATTGCAGCATGCACTTGGAAACATATGGTTTCCTTGTCGAGGAATGCAAAACAGAAATATGCTAAGTCACAAAATATCGCACCAAACGGTTAAAATGTTACAAGGGGCTGAAAACCATCTAAGGCAGCATCataaaagctttataaattttacaGCATATGCATCTAGGGCAACAAGCAATTCTTATTTGAGTACATTTTTCATCAtgaatttgagaaaaaaagcgACAATGTGTGTATACACCTACGAATACTCTAAATGTGAATACCAAAAAATTGGAATcaacagtcaactctctcg
This window encodes:
- the LOC140935961 gene encoding adenosine receptor A2a-like; the encoded protein is MSNTSAVNTTQPTGPGAEGGGFFTLSRESVIVACFFYAIIALVAVFGNLMVVTAFFINDKLRTVTNYFVLGLAAADILVGAVSVPLWMYILNHYAEKRKFDQHFKNINKLYLALDSFAGISSILHLMAISMERYFCVGWAVKHRNLPKYFYYIALFMVWLISAFASCIKLMVPSVKQEDLVLLIFVVFFLLPLTIIVVSYAAIWKIAMTRMNNNPSKRSLKREIRTATTIAFVIGFFLVAWTPFFISSIVVTYCPQSKCPSAYTWSAFILFKFLHYSNSSINPIVYGVRIPEFRKTFKFILRRIYGPVLTPCRR